ATCTTGGGGCACGCATGCTGGCGGCGGTTCGGGAGGGACTGGAGCGGGGGGCGTGGGCCATGCTTCTGGGCACCGACGCGGTTTCGGTGGACCAAGGGCTTCTGGACCGGGCCGCGTCGGCGTTACGGGAGAACGAGGCGGTGTTGGCTCCGGCGGAGGATGGGGGGTATGTGCTGCTGGGCTTGCGCCGGGTGGTTCCGGAGTTGTTCGAGCAGATGCCCTGGGGCACGGACCGGGTGGCGGCGCTGACCCGGCAGCAGCTGGAAGGACAGGGATTGCCATGGCTGGAGCTGCCGCGTCAGTGGGATGTGGATACCCCGGAGGATTGGCTGCGCTTTTGTCGGACCTGGCCCGAAGCGGTTGCCGGAATGGGGAACCATGACTCTCGCCGCTGAGGCGGGCCTGTTCACCTCCGCCTTTCTGGCGGCGACGCTGCTGCCGGTTTCGTCGGAGGTGGTGCTGACGGGGCTGGCTTTGGGAAGCGAAATTCCCTGGGGACGCTTGTGGTGGTTGGCCACCCTGGGTAATGTAGGAGGCTCGGTGGTCAACTGGCTGCTGGGACGCTGGGCGGTGACCACTCTGCCCCGCTGGCGACCGGGAATGCGGCAGGCCTGGTTGCGGGGCCAGGCCCGGTTGCAGCGACTGGGTACCTGGAGTCTTCTGTTGGCCTGGGTTCCCGTTATCGGCGATCCGCTGACCGTGGCCGCAGGAATGGCCAAAGTGGCTTTCTGGAAATTTGTCCTGTTGGTGAGTTTAGGCAAGGGTGGGCGTTACGCCCTGCTGCTGGGTGGATTGTCCGGCTGGAATCAACTGGTGGGGAGGTGGTGAGGATGGCCTCGCGCAAGCTCACCTTGACCCTGGCGCAGGGTTTGGTGGAGCGTCTGGACCGGTTGCTGGAACGCGCCGGCGAGGACAGCCGCCTGGCCCCTCGGGGACGTCTGACCCGTGCGGAGTTGATTCGGCTGTTGTTGGTTCAGGGGTGCGACCGCCTGGAGATGGATTCCACCTCTCTGGCCCCGTTTCCCCCGGTGGGAGGGCCGTTGTGGCTGGAAACCCTGGGTCGACCCGTTGGCCTTCTGGGTGGGCCGGAACCGGTGGGCCGTTTCGATCCGGATCTGCGCACGCTGTTGGAAGACGAGACGGACAGGGATTTTGAACCTTTCTGATCGAGAGGAGAAATGCGGATGAGTCTCCGCACCTTGCGGGTACCGCAGAAGATGCAGCCGATATTTGACCAGATCGTTGCCATTACGGATACCTTTTGCCTTGCTCACCTTGACGGCGAATACCGCTCGTTGTGTCACCTGCTGTTGGCCTCCATGTGCCGTCTGAAGCCGTGTCCATTGGAATCGGGTCGGGTTCTGACCTGGGCGGGCGGGGTTCTCTATGCCCTGGGGCAGGTGAACGACCTGTTCAACCCGACCTCACAGCCGTCGATGACGGCCACTGAGTTGTGCCAGAATCTGGGCTTGAGTCAGGGGACCGCCTCCGGCAAGGCGCGGGAGATTCGCGAGCTTTTGGGCATGAACAAGGGCGATCCGGCCTGGACCCTGCCCCGGCTGCGCACCGACATGTCCGGTCCGCTGCCGCAATTGCCGCCGCGTCGGGTCGGCAAGCCGACCCCGGCCCAACTTTCCAAGGAGTATCACAACCTGGCACGGAGCATTGCCTACCAGTGGTCCCTCGGAGAGGAGTCCGCTCAACCGCCCCC
This genomic interval from Magnetococcales bacterium contains the following:
- a CDS encoding DedA family protein yields the protein MTLAAEAGLFTSAFLAATLLPVSSEVVLTGLALGSEIPWGRLWWLATLGNVGGSVVNWLLGRWAVTTLPRWRPGMRQAWLRGQARLQRLGTWSLLLAWVPVIGDPLTVAAGMAKVAFWKFVLLVSLGKGGRYALLLGGLSGWNQLVGRW
- a CDS encoding TIGR04282 family arsenosugar biosynthesis glycosyltransferase is translated as MAAARGSLHLFGRAPLAGRVKTRLIPLLGPEGAAAAQGVMVKRACALAQGWCRSRGVDFYLWCDPSHTEPFFATLLPEAQRRSQPPLDLGARMLAAVREGLERGAWAMLLGTDAVSVDQGLLDRAASALRENEAVLAPAEDGGYVLLGLRRVVPELFEQMPWGTDRVAALTRQQLEGQGLPWLELPRQWDVDTPEDWLRFCRTWPEAVAGMGNHDSRR